AATCAATACACCAAAAACAATCAGCACCATTTCATTGGCATCAACTAACACAATTTTAGAggagctttccaaaaataatattcgaAGTATAGGACAAATTTCTGAAGATAAACAGGtaagaaaatttcataaatatacacattacaaaataaaaagttataatgataaattttaaatttaatatcattttccatGTAATTTTTTAGGTCGGAAGTTTTTGGGTTTTCGCAAATATAGGTGTTGATTCTTCTTGTGAATGGTCATATTTGTCACGTAAGAAATTTCCCAAGAAAGTGACACCAGTGGgtgataaattttattgtgaaagGTTTGATTGTTTCGATGTTACTAAAAATTTAAGGTTTGATCAATAATCTTCaattaaattatgtttttttaccAAATATATTCTTTATTGATTACTGTTcaattttgggaaaaaaaaggtTTAAGATTCATCTTCGAGTTGTTGACAACACTGGAAACGTTGTTTTCTTACTTTGGGATCGAGAATGTGTTGGACTTATAGGGAAGACAGCAATAGATTTGAGGAATGATGTCAAGGAAGAGGTTTtcgtatatttattttttacttctgTTTTGATGTAACATAAGctatgctaaatttattttatatttcagctatcaaatttagaaaaaaatccctaaagaaattgatgatttaGTGGATCGCAAAGTTCTTTTTAAATTACAAGTACGACCCAATCAGATTCATGGATTTTTTGGAACCTATACTGTCATAAAAGTCACTGTAGACCCCACTGCCATTGAAAAATATCGAGgacaaatttttgaaagtca
This genomic interval from Primulina huaijiensis isolate GDHJ02 chromosome 14, ASM1229523v2, whole genome shotgun sequence contains the following:
- the LOC140957223 gene encoding uncharacterized protein; translated protein: MTTYLKNVGEERVIVILQMCRAKKLRGEIRISNVYHITNLVVNGDLDEITEFRKRLVNEINTPKTISTISLASTNTILEELSKNNIRSIGQISEDKQVGSFWVFANIGVDSSCEWSYLSRKKFPKKVTPVGDKFYCERFKIHLRVVDNTGNVVFLLWDRECVGLIGKTAIDLRNDVKEEVFVYLFFTSVLM